A segment of the Paracoccus suum genome:
CAGATCCGCTGGCGCTGCCCGCCCGAGAACTGGTGCGGATAGCGCGCGGCGTGTTCGGGCTGCAGCCCCACATCGACCAGCAACTCGGCCACCCGGCGCTGCATGTCCGCGCCCTTGGCAAGGCCGTGGGTAATCAGCGGCTCGGCAATCGAATAGCCGACCCTGATCCTGGGATCGAGCGAGGCCGCCGGGTCCTGAAAGATGTACTGGATGCGCTGGCGCATCTTCTGGCGGTCTGCGCCGCGCGTGCTGAAGATGTCGGCGCCATGCAGCAGCACCTGCCCGCTGTCTGGCGGCTGCAACATCATGATCGTGCGCCCGGTGGTCGATTTTCCGCAGCCGGATTCCCCGACCAGCGCCAGCGTCTCGCCACGCTTGAGGTCAAAGCTGACATGCTCTGTCGCATGGACACGGCCAGTGACGCGGCCGAACAGTCCCTTGCGGATATCAAAGCGGGTGACGAGGTCGCGCACTTGCAGGACCGGGGCCTCGCCCGTCACGGTATCCTGCGCCGCAGCCTCGACCGGGGCGACATCGGCATCCGCATTCAGCAGCGGAAACCGGCGCGGCAACGGTTGGCCATTCAGCGCGCCGAGCCGGGGGACCGCCGCAAGCAGGGCCTTGGTATAGGGGTGCCGCGGGGCGTGAAAGACAGCCTCGACCGTCCCTTCCTCGACCTTCTTGCCGTGGCGCATTACCAGCACGCGGTCTGCCACCTCGGCCACGACGCCCATGTCATGGGTGACGAACATCACGGCCATGCCCATCTCGTCCTGCAAAAGCCGGATCAGCCGCAGGATCTGCGCCTGGATCGTCACGTCGAGCGCGGTCGTCGGCTCGTCCGCGATAAGCAGGCGCGGCCGGCACGCCAGGGCCATGGCGATCATGACCCGCTGGCGCATCCCGCCGGACAGTTGGTGCGGGTGCCGATCGAGGATGCCCTTGGCATCGGGGATGCGGACCTTTTCCAGCATCCGCAGCGCCTCGGCCCGCGCCTCGCGCTGGCCGAGGTTTTCATGCAGCCGCACCACCTCGGCGATCTGCTCGCCGACGGTAAAGACGGGATTCAGCGCGGTCATCGGCTCTTGAAAAATCATCGCGACGTCGTTGCCGCGGATCTTCTCCATCGCTTGCAGGTCGGTGCGGGTCAGGTCCATCGCCTCGCCCGAGCGGCCGGTCAGCTGGACCGTGCCGCCGGTGATCTTGCCGCCGCCGAACTCGACCAGCCGCATTACCGCAAGCGAGGTCACCGACTTGCCCGACCCGGATTCCCCGACCACCGCCAGCGCCTCGCCGGGGGCGATGCTCAGTGACAGATCGTCCACCGCGCGAAACGGCGCGCCTTCGTCAGTCGGGAATTCGACCGTCAGGTTCTGGACCGACAGGACCGGCGAGCTGCAAATGACTGCGCTGAAGGGCGCGGTCATGCGGGATCGCCCGGCACAGCGAAGGAGCCGCGATAATTGCCGATGACGACGCTGCCGCCGGTATGAATGAAGATCGCGTTCCGCATGCCATCGAAACGGCCCGCGCGCGCCGCACCGATCAGGCCGGACATGGCCTTGCCGGTGTAGACCGGGTCCAGCACCAGCGCCTCCAGCCGCGCGGCCATGCCGACGGCCTCGACCATCGCGTCGGTCGGCAGGCCGTAGCCCGGCCCGACGTAGCCGTCGTCGGCCTCGATGCGCGCACGGTCGAGCGGGCCGAGGTCCAGTTCAGCCATGGTCTGTGCCGTCATCTGCGCAACCAGTTCCTCCAGCGGTGCGCGCTCCGGTCCCACGCTGACGCCGATGACCTGCGTTTTTAGGCCCAGCCCGACGAGACCCGCGACGAGGCCTGCCTGTGTGCCGGCACTCCCCGCACCGACAATGACCGCATCAGGCTCGAACCCCTGCGCCGCCGATTGTTCGGCCAACTCCAGCGCGCATTCGACGTAGCCGCGGCTGCCGACCGGGTTAGAGCCGCCGCCGGGGATGATGTAGGGCCGCTTGCCGGCCGCCCGCAACTCCGCCGCGATTCGCTCCATCTCAGCCACGGGGTCGGCGTCCGCGGGATAGCGCCGGATGGTCGCGCCCAGCAGGTGATCCAGCAGCACGTTGCCGCCGAACTGGTAGGCCGCGTCCTGGATCGGCACCTTGTCCAGCAGGACGAGAACGCAGTCCAAGCCTGCCTTGGCCGCCGCCGCAGCGGTCTGGCGAGCGTGGTTCGACTGGACGGCGCCCGTGGTGATCAACGTGTCCGCATCTACTGCCAGCGCTTCGCCGACCAGATATTCCAGCTTGCGCGTCTTGTTCCCGCCGGTGGCGAGGCCGGTGCAATCATCCCGCTTGACCCACAGTTTCGGCCCACCCAGCGCCGCCTCGAGACGCTCCATCCGTTCCAGCGGCGTTGGCCCATGGGACAGGGCCAGCCGGGGACAGCGGTCCAGCGCCTCGCGGATGCGGGACGCGGGACCGTCCCAGGTGCGCGCGTCGGGTTTGCGGGCCGTTTGCAGTTGCAGGTCATTGGTCATGGAATCACTCGCGGGTTCGGAAAGCGGATCAGCTATGGGCGACGGTGCTGTCGAAGTCGGGCTGCACGTGAGTGAAGGCGTCGACATAGCCGAAGAGGCCCACTGCGCCGCCAGTGTGCAGGAACACCACGTTCTCGCCCTTCTTGAAATGTCCCTTGCGGCACAGGTCGATCAGGCCAGCCATGCCCTTGCCCGAATAGACCGGGTCCAGCAACACGCCCTCGGTCCGGGCCAGCATCGCCACTGCCTCGACCATGCCGTCGGTCGGGATGCCGTAGCCCTGCCCGACATAATCGCAATTCGCGCGCACGGATTCGCGCGCAATGGCGCCGGGGATGCCCAGCAGATCGGCGGTGGCGGCCGCCAGTTTGTAGACATTCTCTTCCTGCTTTTCCTTCGGCGCCCGGACGCCGATCCCGAGGACGGGAATCCCGCTGCGCATCCCTTCGAGGCCGGCGACAAGTCCCGCCTGGGTGCCGGCGCTGCCGGTGGCATGGACCAGGTGGTCGATGCGCAGGCCCATCTCGTGCGCCTGCGCCACCAACTCGATCGCGCAGTTGACATAGCCCAGTGCGCCGACCGGGTTCGAGCCGCCTCCGGGGATGACGTAGGGCTTGGCCCCTTTGCCGCGCAGTTCTTCGGCAACTTCCTCCATCGCGGCGGCCATATCGGTGCCGCCCGGATAGGTGCGCGTCGGCGCTCCGAGGATATGATCCAGCAGCACGTTGCCCGAGCCGGTATAGGCGGCGTCGGTGTAGCCCGTCCGGTCCTCCAGCAGGATGACGCAGGCAAGGCCGACCTTGGCGGCGGCCGCGGCCGTCTGACGGGCGTGGTTGGACTGGGTCGCGCCCTGGGTGATCACCGTGTCGGCGCCCTGCTCCAGCGCGTCGGCGATCAGAAACTCCAGCTTGCGGGTCTTGTTGCCCCCCGTCGCCAGGCCCGTGCAGTCGTCCCGTTTGATCCAAAGATCCGGGCCGCCCAACTCGGCGCTGAGCCGCGGCATCGGTTCAAGGGGCGTGTTCGAATGGCCGATGCGCACGCGCGGAAAGCGGGACAGATGCATTGCTCAGACCTTTGCATTGTTGCGGATGGGGGCCAGCGGCTTGGGCAACGGCTCAATGCCGCGAGCGTAGCGCACGCAGCGCCGCGCAAGATGGTCGGTGCTGTCGAGCAGCGGAACCTCGATATCGTCCTGGCTCAGCACCAAAGGGACCTCGGTGCAGCCGGCGATGATAGCACCGGCCCCGCGACGGATCAGGCTGCGGCCAAGTTCGGCCATGCCGGCGCGCACACGGCCCGACAGGTCGCCCAGCTTGATCTCGTGCAGCAGTTCCATGAAGCGTGCCTGGGCCTCCGGCTCCAGTACGATCGCCTTGATGCCCACACCATCGAGTGCGGTCTGGTAAAGGGCGGCGTCGACGCAGCCTTGCGTGGCCAGGATTCCGACCGCACCGCGAGCGGTCGCCGCGGCGTGGGCCACCGTCTCGTCCACCATGCTGACAAATGGAATGGTGATCGCCGCCTTGATCTCCGGCGCGAAGGCATGGGCGGTGTTGCATGCCATGATCAGAAAATCCGCCCCGGCCACCTGCAGGCCCCGCGCCATGGCCGCCAGCTCCGGGCCGGGATCGCCCAGTTCGGGAGTCTCGCCCCGCGCTTGGGCACTGATCGCCTGGTTGCGTTCGGGTACCTTGGGATTGCTGTCCAGAATGACGCGGATGTGGTCCTGCTCACAGGTGACAGGTGTGGCCGCGATCAGCTTGGACAGGAAATCGAGGCTGGCCGTCGGCCCCATGCCGCCGATAACGCCCAGCGTCAGATGTTTGCCGAGGGAAGCTTTTTCCATCGGCGCAAACTATGGGCGATGGCGCCGCGCCGTCCAATGCCGCTTTTTGACAAAACTATTCCGTTTCCGCATAACGCGCGAAAAAGGGGCGCGCCATGGAATTGAACTGGCTGGAAGATTTCGTCGCGGTCGCCCGGGCCCGTAACTTCTCTGCTGCCGCGCGGCTGCGCCATGTGACTCAGCCTGCCCTCAGCAGGCGGGTGCGCGCGCTCGAGGAATGGTACGGTCAGACGCTGTTCGATCGCAGCAGCTATCCGGTCTCGCTGACAGATCCCGGGACCGCCTTCCTGCCGGTCGCCGAACAGGTGGTCGCCGACCTTTATCGCAGCCGGCGGGCAGCGCGGGCGCGTGGGCAGGCGGACGGGGTGGCGCGCTTTGCCATGCCGCATTCGCTGGCCGCCGGCTTTTTCCCCTTGTGGTGGCGCGGCTGCGCAGCGGCGGAGAAGGCGATCCCTTCTGTGGTCGCGGCCGACCTCGACGAATGCGTCGCGATGCTGATGAACGGCGCCTGCCAGTTCCTGATCTGCTACCAACATGCCGCCGAGGCGAGCGATCTGGACGGGCAGGCCATCAGTTCGACCGTGATCGGCGAGGATCGCTTCATCCCGGTCCATGCGCCCGGGCTGGACTGGATCGCCGCGCCGCCGGGGCCGGGGGGCCAGCCTGTCCCGCTGCTGGGCTATCACAAGCATTCGTTCCTGGGCCGCCTGTCCGAGGCCCTCGTCGCCAAGTTGGAACAGCAACGGCCGGTGCGGCTGGTCTATCAGACGGCGCTGGTCGATTCGCTGCGGACCGAAACGCTGCTGGGCGGCGGCCTGGCGTGGCTGCCAGAACGAGTCGTGGCCGAGGATATCGCCTCGGGCCGGCTGTGCCGGCTGGCGAATGACGATCTGGCGGCCCCGCTGACCATCCTTCTCTGCCAGCCCGAAGGGGCGCCCGTGCCGTTCCAGAAAGCATCGGGAGTGCCGGCAGTCAGTCCAAACCCTCGCCGTCCGCGTAAGCGCGGACCATCTCCATGAACGCGCGCGCCGTTGGCCCCGGCGCTCGGTCCTTGTGCCGCAATAAAGTGAACCAACGCGGGGCAAAATCATGGCCGGCGGCGATGATCAGCCCCTGCGCCAGGTAGGCTGCAGCCGCGCGCTCGGAAATCGCTGTCGCTGCGTGACCCGTCTCGACGGCTGCGATGCAGGCCTCGTTCGACGGCAACTCCAGTGTCACCGCCAGTTGCGCGCTGTCGATCCCCTCGGCAGCCAGCGCCGCATCAAAGGCGGCGCGCGTGCCCGACCCGGCTTCGCGCAGCACCCATGACGCGGCCTGGAGGTCCGGCTTCCGCAACCGCCGACCATCGGCCCAAGGGTGGCGCGGCCCGACCAGCACCGCCAGCCGGTCCGAAATCAACGGTGTGACTTCGATCTCGGGCCGCAGCACCAGCCCTTCGACTACCCCGAGGTCGGCCTCGCCATCCGCGACCGCCTGCGCAACCGAGGCCGTGTTGCCATCGGCAAAGCCCAGCAAGACATCGGGATAGCGCGAGCGATAGGCGACGAGCACCGGCGGCAGGAAATAGCTGGCGACGGTCTGGCTGGCCTGCACCCGCAAGGGTCCGGCGATCCGCCCGCTGCTGTCGTTCAGCGCCGCCTCCGCCTCGGCCATCTGACGCAGGATCTGGCGGGCATGGTCGATCAGGACGGTACCTGCGGGGGTGATCTCGATCCGGCGGCCGACGCGGTGGAACAGCGCAACGCCGTGGCGCGCCTCGAGCGCCATGATCGCTGCGCTGACCGCAGATTGCGTCAGGCCCAGAACCTCGGCGGCGCGGGTGACGTGGCTGAGGCGCGCGACCTCCAGAAAAATGCGCAACTGCTCGATGGTCATTCAATCGTTAATAACGAACGGTTTGTGAAATGCAATTCGTTGGACCGATCGGTGGCTGCCGCGATAGCGGATGGCTGTCGAAAGGATTTTCCAAATGAGCGCCGCAAACGAGAATATTTTACCTGCAACCTTCTGGGGCGGAAAAGTGCCCGGCCTGGCCCTTGCGGGCGCCATCGCCGCCGCTGCGCTGACCTTGCGCAGCATGACCGGCATCGGCGCGCTCAGTCCGATGCTGGTCGCGGTTTTCGTCGGCATCGCCATCCGGCTGCTGGTCGCACCGGGCGAGCAGTTCACGCCCGGCCTGCGCTTTGCGACCCGCCCGGTCCTGCGGTTGGGGATCATCCTGCTTGGGGCCCAGGTGACGCTCACCGCGATCATCAGTCTTGGCCTCGCGCCGCTGCTCGTCGCCGGCCTGACCCTCGCCGCGACCTATACGGCGGTCGTCGGCGTCGGCCGCCTGATCGGCGTGCCGTTGCCGCTGTCACAGCTGATCGCTGCAGGCACCTCGGTCTGTGGCGCCTCGGCCATTGTCGCCGCGAACGCCGTCGCGCGCGGCGAGGAAGAGGACGTGGGCTACGCCGTCGCCTGCGTGACCCTGTTCGGCACCATCGCCATGCTGGCCCTGCCGCTGCTGGCCCCGGTGCTGGGGCTTTCGACGCCGCAATTCGGCGTCTGGACCGGCGCCAGCATCCACGAGGTCGCCCAGGTCACCGCAGCCGCCTTCCAGCGCGGGGTGGAATCCGGGCAGGTCGGGACACTGACCAAGCTGATCCGCGTCATGCTGCTGGCGCCGTTGATAATCACCATGACCGCCTTTGCCCGCACCGGCCGCCGCACCGCTGCGCAGGCACCGTTTCCGTGGTTCGTGATCTGGTTCCTGGTCCTTGTCGGGATCAACAGCACCGGCATCGTGCCCGATTGGACGCGCCCTCACCTGTCGCTCGCCTCGGCCTTCTGCATGGTCACCGGCCTTGCGGCGATGGGCCTCGGCATGGACCTGCGCCAGCTGCGCAACCGCGGCCTGAAGCCGCTGATGCTGGGACTGTTCGGTCTGGGCTTCGTCACGACGGTCTCGCTGCTGCTCGTAAAGACCGTCATGTAGAGGTCGGGCGACCGTTCCCTGCGCTCCCCGCGCCCGGCCGAGACCGGGCGCATTTGCGTTAATCTGCCGGCATCCGGTCCGCCATCGCGCGACGCTTGCACCCCTGCCGCACGCGACATATATCCCGGGCGACGCGGGCGTTGTGTAATGGTAAGACCCTTGCCTTCCAAGCAAGAGACGCGGGTTCGATTCCCGCCGCCCGCTCCATTCCCCCTTGGCGCCGTGATGGCCGCGGGCCGCCCTTTATGCCCGGCAACTCTGCCGCCTGGAGGCGAGATGTCCCCCACCACAAAAAGCCGCCTGTCCTTTGTCCTGCTTGTCGGGCTGACGCTTTACGCCGCGCTGTTCGGGGCGGGCTGAGCCATGGCGGTGCGGTTCGGGGGGCAATTCTCGCCCGGGGCGAAAGAGCCCGAGGAGGCATCGGTACCGCTGCGCGCGGCCCCAGGTCATCTGCGCCACCGGTTGGAATCGCGGACCGCATGGATCACGGCCGCAGCCTCGCCGCTGCTGATGACTGCGTTCTTTCAGGACCCCGCCGGCATGGCCGCCAATTTCGCCGGCTTTGGCATCATCGCCGCCGGCATGATGCTGACCCGGGAAGGATTGCAGGCCGAGGCGGCCTATGATGCCCGCCGCGTCGCCCGTCGCCCGGCCTATCCGCGCAAGCTCTTCGGCGGTGTGTTGACCGGCCTCGGCCTTGCTATCGGCGCGGCCGAGCCGGGTGCGCTGGCCGGGGCCGGCATCATCGGCTTGGTCGGCGGCGCGCTGCACTGGCTGTCCTTCGGCGGCGATCCGATGCGCGACAAGGGCATGTCCGATACCGACGCGTTCCAGCAGGACCGCATCGCCCGGATCATCGCCGAGGCCGAGGCCCACCTTGCCGCAATGCAGACCGCCGTGCAGCGCACCGGCGATCCCGCCATCGAGGACGAAGTCGCGCGTTTCGCCGCGACCGCCCGCGGCCTTTTCGGCCGGCTTGAGGACAACCCGACCGAGTTGGCCTCGGCCCGGCGCTATCTGGGCGTCTGGCTGCTGGGCGCGCGCGATGCGACGATCAAGTTCGCCGACATCTTTGCCCGCACCCGCGATTCCGCGTCCCGCGGCGCCTGGCAGGCTTTGATGGGCGATCTGACGACCGAATTCGCCGCACGCTCAGCCCGGATGATCGAGGGCGGCCGAACCGACATGTCTATCGAGATCAGCGTACTGCGCGAGCGTCTGGCGCGTGAGGGGCTGGCCGCCCCCTCGGGCGGAATCGATGCTGCTGCAGTGGCGCCTACGACGGCTCAGGTCGAGGATCAGCGCGCCGTCACCCTGGACGAATTGCTGCGCACCCCCGCCGACAAGGTCAGGCAGTGAGGCTGGCCGTCCCAGTGCGCCACTAATGCCGCGCTACGCCCTCTTGATCGAATACGACGGTCGCCCGTTCGCCGGCTGGCAAGCGCAGCAAGGCCAGCCATCCGTGCAAGGCCGGATCGAAGCCGCGCTGGCCCGGATTGATCCGGGTTTCGCGGCCGGCGCACGGATCGCGGCGGCCGGGCGCACCGATGCCGGCGTTCATGCCAGCGGGCAGGTCGCCCATGCCGATCTGGCGCGGGAATGGGATCCGTTCCGCCTCGCCGCCGCCCTGAACGCCCATCTTCGTCCCGATCCGGTGGCGATCATCGCCGCCAGCTTGGTGACCGACGATTTCAACGCCCGTTTTTCCGCCATCGGCCGGCGCTACCTGTTCCGCATCCTGTCGCGGCGCGCGCCGCCGGTACTGGATGCGGGCCAGGTCTGGCACATCCGCCAGCCACTCGATCTGGCGGCGATGCGGGCTGGTGCGGCACATCTTATCGGGCGGCACGATTTCACCACCTTCCGATCGGCCATGTGCCAAGCGGCCTCGCCAGAAAAGACCCTGGACGAGATCGCGATCACCGCCGTGCCGCGCCCCTACGGGGTCGAGGTGCAACTGCGCCTCGCGGCTCGCAGCTTCTTGCACAACCAGGTGCGCAGCATCGTCGGCTCGCTTGAGCGGGTGGGCGTCGGGGCATGGCCACCGGACCGGATCGCCGAGGCGCTGGCGGCGCGCGACCGCGCGGCCTGCGGGCCGGTCTGTCCGCCCGGGGGACTGGCACTGACCGGCGTCGCCTACCCGGTCGATCCGTTTGCGGGCTAGGCCCTCCGCCGCGCCCTGGCGCGGGCCAGCCCGCGGCGCTTGCGGGTGCCGACATCAGCGTTGGTCAGCACGGTCATGACCGTCTGCCAGATGATCCACAGGTCGAGCCGCAGGCTGTGACGCTGCTGATAGAGGGTGTCGATCCTGAACTTCATAGGCAGACAGCGGCGGTAATAGGCCGCCTCGGTCGCCTCGGCGGTCTCGCAGGCAGCCATGATGCGGTCTTCGTACCGGTGATAAATCAGCGTGGCGAGGCCGGTGACGCCCGGGCGCGATTGCAGCGTGCGAGCATAGCACAGCGGGAAGCGGTCTACATATTCGCGCAGAGGCGGGCGCGGTCCGACAAAGCTCATGTCGCCGCGCAGGATGTTGAACAGTTGCGGCAGTTCGTCGATGCGGGTGCGGCGCAGAACGCGGCCGATGCGGGTGATGCGCCAGTTCTTGTGCGCACCCGATGCGCCGCTGTCCGCAGAATCACACGCCATTGTGCGGAACTTCCACTGCGTGAATTCCTCGGTCGGGCTTTTCATGCGCGGCGCGGCATAAAGGATCGGGCGCCCTTGCCGGATGGCGAGCAAAACCGCTACCGCAAGCATAAGCACCGAAAGCGGGATCAGGAGCAGCAGGGCAAAAACGATGTCAAACAAGCGCTTGGCCCAGTCCACGCGCGAGGCGATGGCATGGGGCCGAAGGGCGAGGCTGTCGGCTGCACGCGGCGCGGCGCCGGGCCATGACCAGTCCACGGCCTTGACGGTCGCAGCCTTGCCCCGATCGGAACCGTGCCAATCATGCTGGATGGTCAACCGGTCCCCCGACGCTGCGCGATTTCAGCTATTTGAATACCACTTTGGCGGAACAAAGAAAACCAGCGCTCGCGCAGCTGTGTCCGCGGGTGGGCCCATTCGGTCACATCGGCTTGGCCATCGGCACGCCCTTTACACCGATGCAGGGAATGACGTCAGGCGCGGTATCGCAGGCGAATGCTCCAAAACCTCGCCCGCCCCGCCCTCGCCTTGACCTGCAGCGCCGGTGGACACATATCATCGTCAACATGAAAGGCGGCCCGCGATGTTCATTCAAACCGAAACCACCCCCAACCCGGCGACGTTGAAGTTTCTGCCCGGTCAGCCGGTGCTGGTCGATGGCACGGCGGATTACCCCACGCCCCAGGTGGCGGAAAACTCGCCCCTCGCGATGCGCATCTACCGGGTCCCCGGGGTTAGCGGCGTGTTCCTCGGCTCGGACTTCGTCACCGTGACCAAGGAAGATGCGGCCCCTTGGGACCACATCAAGCCGGGCGTTCTGGGCGCCATCATGGAGCATTACCAGTCCGGCGAGCCCGCGGTCGTCACCCTGGGCGACGAGGCGGTCGCCAATGTCTCGCATGATCCGGAGGACGACCAGATCGTCGTCCAGATCAAGGAACTGCTCGATACCCGCGTCCGCCCCGCCGTGGCGCAGGATGGCGGTGACATCACCTTTCACGGGTTTGACCGCGGCATCGTCTACCTGCACATGAAGGGCGCCTGCTCGGGCTGCCCGTCCTCGACGCTGACGTTGAAAATGGGGATCGAGAACCTGCTGCGGCACTACATCCCCGAGGTGCTCGAGGTGCGGCCGG
Coding sequences within it:
- a CDS encoding dipeptide ABC transporter ATP-binding protein, translated to MTAPFSAVICSSPVLSVQNLTVEFPTDEGAPFRAVDDLSLSIAPGEALAVVGESGSGKSVTSLAVMRLVEFGGGKITGGTVQLTGRSGEAMDLTRTDLQAMEKIRGNDVAMIFQEPMTALNPVFTVGEQIAEVVRLHENLGQREARAEALRMLEKVRIPDAKGILDRHPHQLSGGMRQRVMIAMALACRPRLLIADEPTTALDVTIQAQILRLIRLLQDEMGMAVMFVTHDMGVVAEVADRVLVMRHGKKVEEGTVEAVFHAPRHPYTKALLAAVPRLGALNGQPLPRRFPLLNADADVAPVEAAAQDTVTGEAPVLQVRDLVTRFDIRKGLFGRVTGRVHATEHVSFDLKRGETLALVGESGCGKSTTGRTIMMLQPPDSGQVLLHGADIFSTRGADRQKMRQRIQYIFQDPAASLDPRIRVGYSIAEPLITHGLAKGADMQRRVAELLVDVGLQPEHAARYPHQFSGGQRQRICIARALAGDPEVLIADEAVAALDVSIQAQVVNLLMDLQQKRGLSYIFISHDMAVVERVSHRVAVMYLGQIVEIGPRAAIFENPQHPYTRRLLAAVPIADPEQRNRERPLIEGEIPSPIRALDNPPVLAPLVPVGPGHFVARHPIGDFN
- a CDS encoding D-cysteine desulfhydrase; translated protein: MTNDLQLQTARKPDARTWDGPASRIREALDRCPRLALSHGPTPLERMERLEAALGGPKLWVKRDDCTGLATGGNKTRKLEYLVGEALAVDADTLITTGAVQSNHARQTAAAAAKAGLDCVLVLLDKVPIQDAAYQFGGNVLLDHLLGATIRRYPADADPVAEMERIAAELRAAGKRPYIIPGGGSNPVGSRGYVECALELAEQSAAQGFEPDAVIVGAGSAGTQAGLVAGLVGLGLKTQVIGVSVGPERAPLEELVAQMTAQTMAELDLGPLDRARIEADDGYVGPGYGLPTDAMVEAVGMAARLEALVLDPVYTGKAMSGLIGAARAGRFDGMRNAIFIHTGGSVVIGNYRGSFAVPGDPA
- a CDS encoding D-cysteine desulfhydrase, whose amino-acid sequence is MHLSRFPRVRIGHSNTPLEPMPRLSAELGGPDLWIKRDDCTGLATGGNKTRKLEFLIADALEQGADTVITQGATQSNHARQTAAAAAKVGLACVILLEDRTGYTDAAYTGSGNVLLDHILGAPTRTYPGGTDMAAAMEEVAEELRGKGAKPYVIPGGGSNPVGALGYVNCAIELVAQAHEMGLRIDHLVHATGSAGTQAGLVAGLEGMRSGIPVLGIGVRAPKEKQEENVYKLAAATADLLGIPGAIARESVRANCDYVGQGYGIPTDGMVEAVAMLARTEGVLLDPVYSGKGMAGLIDLCRKGHFKKGENVVFLHTGGAVGLFGYVDAFTHVQPDFDSTVAHS
- a CDS encoding aspartate/glutamate racemase family protein, producing the protein MEKASLGKHLTLGVIGGMGPTASLDFLSKLIAATPVTCEQDHIRVILDSNPKVPERNQAISAQARGETPELGDPGPELAAMARGLQVAGADFLIMACNTAHAFAPEIKAAITIPFVSMVDETVAHAAATARGAVGILATQGCVDAALYQTALDGVGIKAIVLEPEAQARFMELLHEIKLGDLSGRVRAGMAELGRSLIRRGAGAIIAGCTEVPLVLSQDDIEVPLLDSTDHLARRCVRYARGIEPLPKPLAPIRNNAKV
- a CDS encoding LysR family transcriptional regulator; its protein translation is MELNWLEDFVAVARARNFSAAARLRHVTQPALSRRVRALEEWYGQTLFDRSSYPVSLTDPGTAFLPVAEQVVADLYRSRRAARARGQADGVARFAMPHSLAAGFFPLWWRGCAAAEKAIPSVVAADLDECVAMLMNGACQFLICYQHAAEASDLDGQAISSTVIGEDRFIPVHAPGLDWIAAPPGPGGQPVPLLGYHKHSFLGRLSEALVAKLEQQRPVRLVYQTALVDSLRTETLLGGGLAWLPERVVAEDIASGRLCRLANDDLAAPLTILLCQPEGAPVPFQKASGVPAVSPNPRRPRKRGPSP
- a CDS encoding LysR substrate-binding domain-containing protein gives rise to the protein MTIEQLRIFLEVARLSHVTRAAEVLGLTQSAVSAAIMALEARHGVALFHRVGRRIEITPAGTVLIDHARQILRQMAEAEAALNDSSGRIAGPLRVQASQTVASYFLPPVLVAYRSRYPDVLLGFADGNTASVAQAVADGEADLGVVEGLVLRPEIEVTPLISDRLAVLVGPRHPWADGRRLRKPDLQAASWVLREAGSGTRAAFDAALAAEGIDSAQLAVTLELPSNEACIAAVETGHAATAISERAAAAYLAQGLIIAAGHDFAPRWFTLLRHKDRAPGPTARAFMEMVRAYADGEGLD
- a CDS encoding YeiH family protein: MSAANENILPATFWGGKVPGLALAGAIAAAALTLRSMTGIGALSPMLVAVFVGIAIRLLVAPGEQFTPGLRFATRPVLRLGIILLGAQVTLTAIISLGLAPLLVAGLTLAATYTAVVGVGRLIGVPLPLSQLIAAGTSVCGASAIVAANAVARGEEEDVGYAVACVTLFGTIAMLALPLLAPVLGLSTPQFGVWTGASIHEVAQVTAAAFQRGVESGQVGTLTKLIRVMLLAPLIITMTAFARTGRRTAAQAPFPWFVIWFLVLVGINSTGIVPDWTRPHLSLASAFCMVTGLAAMGLGMDLRQLRNRGLKPLMLGLFGLGFVTTVSLLLVKTVM
- a CDS encoding 5-bromo-4-chloroindolyl phosphate hydrolysis family protein, which translates into the protein MAVRFGGQFSPGAKEPEEASVPLRAAPGHLRHRLESRTAWITAAASPLLMTAFFQDPAGMAANFAGFGIIAAGMMLTREGLQAEAAYDARRVARRPAYPRKLFGGVLTGLGLAIGAAEPGALAGAGIIGLVGGALHWLSFGGDPMRDKGMSDTDAFQQDRIARIIAEAEAHLAAMQTAVQRTGDPAIEDEVARFAATARGLFGRLEDNPTELASARRYLGVWLLGARDATIKFADIFARTRDSASRGAWQALMGDLTTEFAARSARMIEGGRTDMSIEISVLRERLAREGLAAPSGGIDAAAVAPTTAQVEDQRAVTLDELLRTPADKVRQ
- the truA gene encoding tRNA pseudouridine(38-40) synthase TruA is translated as MPRYALLIEYDGRPFAGWQAQQGQPSVQGRIEAALARIDPGFAAGARIAAAGRTDAGVHASGQVAHADLAREWDPFRLAAALNAHLRPDPVAIIAASLVTDDFNARFSAIGRRYLFRILSRRAPPVLDAGQVWHIRQPLDLAAMRAGAAHLIGRHDFTTFRSAMCQAASPEKTLDEIAITAVPRPYGVEVQLRLAARSFLHNQVRSIVGSLERVGVGAWPPDRIAEALAARDRAACGPVCPPGGLALTGVAYPVDPFAG
- a CDS encoding sugar transferase, translating into MTIQHDWHGSDRGKAATVKAVDWSWPGAAPRAADSLALRPHAIASRVDWAKRLFDIVFALLLLIPLSVLMLAVAVLLAIRQGRPILYAAPRMKSPTEEFTQWKFRTMACDSADSGASGAHKNWRITRIGRVLRRTRIDELPQLFNILRGDMSFVGPRPPLREYVDRFPLCYARTLQSRPGVTGLATLIYHRYEDRIMAACETAEATEAAYYRRCLPMKFRIDTLYQQRHSLRLDLWIIWQTVMTVLTNADVGTRKRRGLARARARRRA
- a CDS encoding NifU family protein produces the protein MFIQTETTPNPATLKFLPGQPVLVDGTADYPTPQVAENSPLAMRIYRVPGVSGVFLGSDFVTVTKEDAAPWDHIKPGVLGAIMEHYQSGEPAVVTLGDEAVANVSHDPEDDQIVVQIKELLDTRVRPAVAQDGGDITFHGFDRGIVYLHMKGACSGCPSSTLTLKMGIENLLRHYIPEVLEVRPVA